In Acropora muricata isolate sample 2 chromosome 13, ASM3666990v1, whole genome shotgun sequence, the DNA window AACGCGTTTAATTTACTCGGTACGGATTACTTCAAAAGCGGGGACACCGAAAaggcaaattattattattcgttGTCTTTAGACGCATTTAGAAAGTTGGGAAACAAAATAGAAGAAGGACGAGCCTGCGAAAATCTTGCTACGGGTTATCACATTTTAAAAGATTACAAAAAGGCTCTTTACTTCCATCAACTACGTCTTGAAATAGTCAAACAGACAAGGGATAGGCAAGAAGAGGCAGAGACAAATGAACGTATAGGAACAGTGTATCGGATCCTCGGTGATGTCGAACAAGCCATCACCTTTCATGAACGTAGCCTGGAAATAACCAGAGAAGTAGGCGACGAAATTAGGGTGGGATACTTGTACGTCTGCCTTGGTCATGATTATCAGAATCAAGGGGACTTGCCAAGGGCAGTCCATTACCAAAATCTTGCCCTGAACACTTTCAAATCGGTGGGTTCGAGAGGTGGACAGGGAATGGCTTATGCAGCTCTCGGAAACAGTTACGAAGAAATCGGTGATATCACAGCAGCTATTCAGTGTCAAGAAAGCTCTTTGCAAATCTTCAAAGAACTGGGAAACAAGGATAAAGAAGGAGCTGCTTGCGGTAATCTAGGAAATTCTTACCAATGTGTAGGCGATTTCAAAGCAGCCATAAAATATCATGAATTACAGGTTGATTTCGCCAAGAAGATGGGCAACAAGATCATTGAAAGAAAAGGTTATTTAAACCTTGGCAATGACTATCAAAAACTTAAGAATTACAGAGAGGCGATCCAGTATCACGACCTAAGTCTCGAAATTGCTAAAGAGCAGGACGATATAGAAGGAGTGGGACAAGCGTATGCAAATCTTGGAAACGATTATGATTGTCTTGGAGATTTTGAAAAGGCTGTCGAGTTCCACAAACTGCACCTTGAAGTCGCCCAAAAACTTTCAATCAAGTCGGAAATAGCATCTGCTTACGGTAATCTGGGCAATGCATACAGAGGACTCCAAGATTCTCACAACGCCGAGCAATACTATAAACGTCAACTGGAACTTGCAAAGGAGATAAAAGACATTTTTGGAGAAGGAAATGCCAACAACAATCTTGGTAACCTCTATGAAACACAAGGATCTTATCATGAGGCGCTTGCCCATTTCAAGTCTAGTGTTAAGCTGCTTAATAATGTCAGAGCTCGTCTGCATTTCAGGGATGAGTGGAAAATTAATCTTCGTCATCTTCACCAATCCCCTTACACAAGGCTTTGGTTTGTGTTGATAAAACTAGGAAAAATTGACGAGGCTTTGTCAGCTGCTGAGCAGGGTCGAACGCAAGCGTTGAAAGACCTCATGGAATACAACTATGGACTCTCCACACTGAGTGACAATCGCGATGAGTCATTTGAATCGGAGGACATTTTATTGGAAGCACTGAGTTATCTTCCGTCAAACGTAGTCTTTTTCGCAAAGACAGCCAGCAACGTCGTTTCATGGCTTATTCGAGGAGGACTTGTCGTTAAATCGCGAATTGAGAAAACCAGCGACGTTGACTCCACGGCTTTTTTTCGCTCGCTAATGAAGACTGTTCTCACCGATATTGGTGTCAGATCAGAAACAGGAGCAAGTTGTGAAGATCGGTCGCTGGATGAGGAAAAGGATGAAAGTGGCGAACATGAGACGCACACTACTCAAGAACACAGCCAATCAGATGGCTTGAGATCACTGTATGACTTCATCATCGCACCAATGGCTGATTCTATTGATGGAGACGAACTTGTTATTATTCCCGAAGGTCACCTATGGTTGGTTCCCTTTGCGGCGCTTAAGGACAAGAATTCAAAGTATTTGAGTGAATCACTGAGAATCCGGGTCAGTCCATCATTAACAATTCTGAAAACGATCGCCGATTTTCCAGCAGATTATCACAACAAGGATGGGGCCTTGCTGGTGGGAGATCCGTGGGTCCAAGAAATTGTCactggaaagaaaaaacttGCGCAGTTACCCTGTGCCAGGAAAGAGGTGGAAATGATTGGAAAGATTCTCAACACCAAGCCCCTGACGGATAGACAAGCAACTAAGAATGAAGTGTTGAAGAGACTCTCATCGGTTGCGCTTGTACACATCGCAGCTCATGGTCGCATGGCAACGGGGGAAATTGCATTGTGTCCAAATCCTGATCGAGCATCAGTCAGACCTGAAGAAGTAGATTACCTCCTGACAATTACAGATGTGCTGGAAGTTAAGCTACGAGCGAAGCTTGTTGTCCTCAGTTGTTGTCACAGTGGGCGTGGTGAAGTCAAGGCAGAAGGCGTGGTGGGTATCGCACGAGCTTTCCTGGGCGCTGGAGCTCGCTCTGTTTTGGTTTCACTTTGGGCGATCGATGATGAAGCAACTTTGGAGTTCATGAAAGAATTCTACCAGCAACTGGCGGAAGGAAGGAGCGCCAGTGAAGCTCTAAGCCGAGCGATGAAGTCCATGAGGAAATCTGATGACTTCAGTGAGGTAAAGTATTGGGCCCCCTTCGTACTTAT includes these proteins:
- the LOC136895690 gene encoding tetratricopeptide repeat protein 28-like, yielding MAEKPVPEKQAGLDFDEDSKTSEEKNESCPKLERVTKRKGVDITLLAEIYKEQGDQAYNKKEFANAVSLYTKALEVNIKDDVFNAKLYSNRFKCNIYLGKKQEALIDFKNAFRLKTGFLKALESEASVLLKLNLYEEAVSCCSIGLSMFDKNETLLDIKARSMEAMGSDKDNIKHSCAHEDGTRSDHSIGWKEEFEEELKLVKSAEWSGNKSLQLTLYDNIGRRCQEHGMFMCAIKFHELQLRIAKELSNYKEMGHAYSHLGNAHFDQGNFKEAIVYHDLHLNITKELGDRKQEIVAYRNLGITYYRLGDFKRAIHYHELCLEIAKGLGDRAQEGSACRNLGEAFHSLRDFERAVYYHQRHLNVSKEDGNKREETLAYRNLGIDYLCLGDVERAIYNHEICLRFNLETGDRDGEANAFNLLGTDYFKSGDTEKANYYYSLSLDAFRKLGNKIEEGRACENLATGYHILKDYKKALYFHQLRLEIVKQTRDRQEEAETNERIGTVYRILGDVEQAITFHERSLEITREVGDEIRVGYLYVCLGHDYQNQGDLPRAVHYQNLALNTFKSVGSRGGQGMAYAALGNSYEEIGDITAAIQCQESSLQIFKELGNKDKEGAACGNLGNSYQCVGDFKAAIKYHELQVDFAKKMGNKIIERKGYLNLGNDYQKLKNYREAIQYHDLSLEIAKEQDDIEGVGQAYANLGNDYDCLGDFEKAVEFHKLHLEVAQKLSIKSEIASAYGNLGNAYRGLQDSHNAEQYYKRQLELAKEIKDIFGEGNANNNLGNLYETQGSYHEALAHFKSSVKLLNNVRARLHFRDEWKINLRHLHQSPYTRLWFVLIKLGKIDEALSAAEQGRTQALKDLMEYNYGLSTLSDNRDESFESEDILLEALSYLPSNVVFFAKTASNVVSWLIRGGLVVKSRIEKTSDVDSTAFFRSLMKTVLTDIGVRSETGASCEDRSLDEEKDESGEHETHTTQEHSQSDGLRSLYDFIIAPMADSIDGDELVIIPEGHLWLVPFAALKDKNSKYLSESLRIRVSPSLTILKTIADFPADYHNKDGALLVGDPWVQEIVTGKKKLAQLPCARKEVEMIGKILNTKPLTDRQATKNEVLKRLSSVALVHIAAHGRMATGEIALCPNPDRASVRPEEVDYLLTITDVLEVKLRAKLVVLSCCHSGRGEVKAEGVVGIARAFLGAGARSVLVSLWAIDDEATLEFMKEFYQQLAEGRSASEALSRAMKSMRKSDDFSEVKYWAPFVLIGDDVTLDFGGGHN